A region from the Pseudomonas sp. KU26590 genome encodes:
- a CDS encoding TIGR01777 family oxidoreductase, which produces MHILLTGGTGLIGRRLCKHWLAQGHQLTVLSRKPDEVARLCGANVRGVAHFDDIGSQHVDAVVNLAGAPIADRPWTRKRKILLWDSRITLTEQLVTWLERREQKPEVLVSGSAVGWYGDGGERELDESAQPVSEDFASRLCIAWEETAQRAETLGIRVVLVRTGLVLADEGGMLQRLLPPFKMGMGGPIGNGRQWMPWVHIEDQIALIDFLMNRDDARGPYNACAPSPARNRDFAKTLASVLHRPSFMPMPAVALRLLLGELSILLLGGQRARPDRLQEAGFTFRFTDLRAALENLLGRH; this is translated from the coding sequence ATGCACATCTTGCTGACCGGCGGTACAGGCTTGATAGGGCGTCGTTTGTGTAAACACTGGCTCGCGCAGGGCCATCAACTGACGGTCCTGAGTCGCAAACCCGATGAAGTGGCGCGGCTGTGCGGCGCCAATGTTCGCGGGGTTGCCCACTTTGATGACATTGGCAGCCAGCACGTCGATGCGGTGGTCAATCTGGCGGGCGCGCCCATCGCCGACCGCCCGTGGACGCGCAAACGCAAAATATTGCTGTGGGACAGCCGCATCACCCTGACCGAGCAACTCGTCACCTGGCTGGAGCGGCGCGAGCAGAAGCCCGAGGTGCTGGTTTCAGGTTCGGCCGTCGGCTGGTATGGCGACGGCGGTGAGCGCGAGCTCGACGAAAGCGCGCAACCGGTCAGTGAAGATTTCGCCAGCCGCCTGTGCATTGCCTGGGAAGAGACCGCGCAACGTGCCGAAACCTTGGGCATTCGCGTGGTGCTGGTGCGCACCGGTCTGGTATTGGCCGACGAAGGCGGCATGCTGCAACGTCTGTTGCCACCGTTCAAGATGGGCATGGGCGGGCCGATCGGCAACGGACGCCAATGGATGCCGTGGGTTCACATCGAGGATCAAATCGCCCTGATTGATTTTCTGATGAACCGGGACGACGCACGAGGTCCTTATAATGCCTGCGCGCCATCACCGGCCCGCAATCGGGATTTCGCCAAGACGCTTGCGTCTGTGCTGCACCGCCCGTCATTCATGCCGATGCCGGCCGTCGCGCTTCGTTTGTTGCTGGGCGAGCTGTCGATCCTGCTGCTGGGCGGTCAACGCGCTCGGCCAGACCGTCTGCAAGAGGCGGGTTTCACTTTCCGATTCACTGATCTGCGCGCGGCCCTGGAAAATCTTCTGGGCCGCCACTGA
- the hemH gene encoding ferrochelatase codes for MTDHALLLVNLGSPASTSVADVRRYLNQFLMDPYVIDVPWPVRRLIVSLILIKRPEQSAHAYASIWWDEGSPLVVLSKRLQQAMVNEWKHGPVELAMRYGEPSIETVLTRLAAQGIKKVTLAPLYPQFADSTVTTVIEEAKRVVSARKLNFDFSLLKPFFNQQEYLDALVASVRPHLQQDYDHLLLSFHGLPERHLTKLDPTGNHCFKSGNCCETASPEVLAVCYRAQCMRSAVEFAKLMGIPDGKWSVSFQSRLGRAKWIEPYTEPHLAELAAQGVKKLLVMCPAFVADCIETLEEIGDRGAEQFREAGGEELVLIPCLNDDPNWAKALNTLCEKAPAMVV; via the coding sequence ATGACCGATCACGCTTTATTGCTGGTTAACCTGGGCTCACCGGCGTCCACGTCGGTCGCTGACGTGCGCCGCTACCTCAATCAGTTCCTGATGGACCCTTACGTTATTGACGTGCCGTGGCCAGTGCGTCGCCTGATCGTCTCACTGATTCTGATCAAGCGCCCGGAGCAGTCCGCCCATGCTTACGCGTCAATCTGGTGGGATGAGGGTTCGCCGCTGGTAGTGCTGAGCAAGCGACTTCAGCAGGCCATGGTCAATGAGTGGAAACACGGCCCGGTCGAACTGGCGATGCGTTACGGCGAGCCTTCGATTGAAACTGTGCTCACGCGCCTGGCAGCCCAGGGCATCAAAAAGGTCACGCTGGCGCCGCTGTATCCGCAGTTTGCCGACAGCACCGTGACCACGGTGATTGAAGAAGCCAAACGCGTTGTCAGTGCCAGGAAGCTGAATTTCGACTTCTCGCTGCTGAAGCCGTTCTTCAATCAGCAGGAATACCTCGATGCCCTGGTGGCCAGTGTGCGGCCGCATTTGCAGCAGGATTACGATCATCTGTTGCTGAGTTTTCACGGTCTGCCCGAGCGGCATCTCACCAAGCTCGACCCGACGGGCAATCACTGTTTCAAGAGCGGCAACTGCTGTGAAACGGCGTCGCCTGAGGTGCTCGCCGTCTGCTACCGCGCGCAGTGCATGCGTTCAGCGGTAGAGTTCGCCAAGCTGATGGGAATTCCCGATGGCAAGTGGTCGGTGTCGTTTCAGTCGCGTCTGGGCCGCGCCAAGTGGATCGAACCCTACACCGAACCGCACCTGGCCGAGCTGGCGGCTCAAGGCGTGAAGAAGCTGCTGGTCATGTGCCCGGCGTTTGTCGCGGACTGCATCGAGACGCTGGAAGAGATCGGTGATCGTGGTGCCGAGCAGTTCAGGGAAGCGGGGGGCGAGGAGCTGGTGCTGATTCCATGCCTGAACGATGACCCGAACTGGGCGAAGGCGCTGAATACATTGTGCGAAAAGGCACCGGCGATGGTCGTGTAA
- a CDS encoding uracil-xanthine permease family protein, translating to MKPDEFNDPLWRTILSGAQMLFVAFGALVLMPLITGLDPNVALFTAGLGTLCFQVVTGRQVPVFLASSFAFITPIILAKGQFGLAATMGGVMAAGFVYTFLGLAVKIKGTGFIDRLLPPVVIGPVIISIGLAMAPIAANMAMGRTGDGAAELIPYNTAIIISMAALLTTLIVAVFGKGIFRLVPIISGVLVGFALSFYFGVVDVAKIAAAPWLALPHFTAPEFNWQAILFIVPVALAPAIEHIGGVIAVGSVTGRDYLKKPGLHRTLLGDGIATTVAGAFGGPPNTTYAEVTGAVMLTKNYNPKIMTWAAVFAITLAFVGKFGALLQSIPVPVMGGILCLLFGSIAAVGMNTLIRHKVDLAEARNLVIVSVTLVFGIGGVLIGTGNGPDDFGMKGIALCAVTAIVLNLILPGNDAWKNKHLDDQLP from the coding sequence ATGAAGCCGGATGAGTTCAACGATCCACTCTGGCGCACGATATTGTCGGGCGCGCAGATGCTGTTCGTGGCATTCGGCGCGCTGGTCTTGATGCCGCTGATCACCGGCCTCGACCCTAACGTGGCGCTGTTCACGGCAGGCCTGGGCACCCTGTGCTTCCAAGTGGTGACAGGGCGCCAGGTGCCGGTCTTCCTTGCGTCGAGCTTTGCCTTCATTACCCCGATCATTCTCGCCAAGGGCCAGTTCGGCCTCGCGGCGACCATGGGCGGCGTCATGGCAGCGGGCTTCGTCTACACCTTCCTTGGCCTGGCCGTGAAGATCAAAGGCACCGGGTTCATCGACCGCCTGCTGCCGCCGGTAGTGATTGGCCCGGTGATCATTTCCATTGGTCTGGCGATGGCACCCATTGCCGCCAACATGGCCATGGGCCGGACAGGTGACGGCGCCGCAGAGCTGATCCCGTACAACACCGCCATCATCATTTCGATGGCGGCGCTGCTGACGACCTTGATCGTTGCAGTATTCGGCAAAGGCATCTTCCGCCTGGTCCCGATCATCTCGGGCGTGCTGGTAGGTTTTGCGCTGTCGTTCTATTTCGGCGTGGTGGATGTGGCTAAGATTGCCGCCGCGCCATGGCTGGCGTTGCCGCACTTCACGGCGCCGGAATTCAACTGGCAGGCGATCCTGTTCATCGTGCCGGTGGCGCTGGCCCCGGCCATCGAGCACATCGGCGGCGTGATTGCAGTGGGCAGCGTGACGGGACGCGATTACCTGAAGAAACCCGGCCTGCATCGCACCTTGCTGGGTGACGGCATCGCGACAACTGTGGCCGGCGCTTTCGGCGGCCCGCCCAACACCACCTACGCCGAAGTAACCGGCGCGGTGATGCTGACCAAAAACTACAACCCGAAGATCATGACCTGGGCGGCGGTTTTCGCCATTACCCTGGCCTTCGTCGGCAAGTTCGGCGCGTTGCTGCAGAGCATTCCGGTGCCGGTCATGGGCGGGATTCTGTGCCTGCTGTTCGGCTCGATCGCGGCGGTGGGCATGAACACGCTGATCCGCCACAAGGTTGATCTGGCCGAAGCGCGCAATCTGGTCATCGTGTCCGTCACGCTGGTGTTCGGCATTGGCGGCGTGCTGATCGGCACCGGCAACGGCCCTGATGATTTCGGTATGAAAGGCATCGCGCTCTGCGCCGTGACCGCCATCGTGCTGAACCTGATACTGCCGGGAAATGACGCGTGGAAGAACAAGCACCTGGATGATCAGTTGCCGTAG
- the upp gene encoding uracil phosphoribosyltransferase → MPIREIRHPLIRHKLGLMRRADISTKNFRELAQEVGALLTYEATKDLPLETYDIQGWAGTVQVEKIAGKKITVVPILRAGIGMLEGVLSLIPGAKVSAVGVARNEETLEAHTYLEKLAPEIDQRLALIIDPMLATGASMVATIDLLKKAGCRDIRAMVLVAAPEGIATVEKAHPDVNIYTASIDQQLNEHGYIIPGLGDAGDKIFGTKQKDA, encoded by the coding sequence ATGCCCATTCGTGAGATCCGCCATCCGCTGATCCGCCACAAGCTCGGCCTGATGCGCCGTGCCGATATCAGCACCAAGAATTTTCGTGAACTGGCTCAGGAAGTCGGCGCGCTGCTGACGTACGAAGCGACCAAGGATCTGCCGCTGGAAACCTACGACATTCAGGGCTGGGCCGGCACGGTCCAGGTCGAGAAGATCGCCGGCAAGAAGATCACCGTGGTGCCAATCCTGCGGGCCGGCATCGGCATGCTTGAAGGCGTGCTCAGCCTGATCCCCGGCGCCAAGGTCAGCGCGGTAGGCGTCGCGCGCAACGAAGAAACCCTCGAAGCCCACACGTACCTGGAAAAGCTCGCCCCCGAGATCGACCAGCGTCTGGCGCTGATCATCGACCCGATGCTCGCCACCGGCGCTTCCATGGTCGCCACCATCGACCTGCTGAAAAAAGCCGGCTGCCGCGACATTCGCGCGATGGTCCTGGTGGCCGCGCCGGAAGGCATCGCTACCGTCGAGAAGGCGCACCCGGACGTCAATATCTACACCGCGTCCATCGATCAGCAACTGAACGAACACGGCTACATCATTCCGGGCCTGGGCGACGCCGGTGACAAGATTTTCGGCACCAAGCAGAAGGACGCCTGA
- a CDS encoding hypoxanthine-guanine phosphoribosyltransferase — translation MSADLEHIRQVMREADCLYNEAEVEASIARVGEQINGVLADRNPVVFCVMNGGLIFAGKLLTHLNFPLEASYLHATRYRNETSGGDLFWKAKPEVSFIDRDVLIIDDILDEGHTLGAIIDFCKHAGARAVHTAVLIDKDHDRKARPDLKADFVGLPCIDRYIFGYGMDYKGYWRNAAGIYAVKGM, via the coding sequence ATGTCCGCTGATCTCGAGCATATCCGTCAAGTCATGCGCGAGGCTGACTGCCTTTACAACGAGGCCGAAGTTGAAGCCTCCATCGCCCGCGTCGGCGAGCAAATCAATGGCGTGCTGGCCGACCGTAACCCGGTGGTATTTTGCGTGATGAACGGCGGCCTGATCTTCGCCGGCAAGCTGCTCACTCATCTGAACTTCCCGCTGGAAGCGTCCTACCTGCACGCCACCCGCTATCGCAACGAAACCAGCGGCGGTGACCTGTTCTGGAAAGCCAAGCCTGAAGTCTCGTTCATCGACCGCGATGTGCTGATCATCGACGACATCCTCGACGAAGGTCACACCCTCGGCGCGATCATCGACTTCTGCAAACATGCCGGTGCGCGTGCTGTTCACACCGCGGTGCTGATCGACAAGGACCACGACCGCAAAGCGCGTCCTGACCTGAAAGCCGATTTTGTCGGCCTGCCGTGCATCGACCGCTACATCTTCGGTTACGGCATGGACTACAAAGGCTACTGGCGCAACGCTGCCGGGATCTATGCCGTGAAGGGCATGTAA
- a CDS encoding PA4642 family protein, with protein sequence MRKDKKQVIGDEIGDAQIKLFLDFEPVDATSPSLHKLIKAYRGLRVDDFGRFLTFFKEAGYDLDGKDEHGNDFTALIKDQRNAEEYIELIEKAKG encoded by the coding sequence ATGCGTAAAGATAAGAAGCAGGTGATTGGCGATGAAATCGGCGACGCCCAGATCAAGCTGTTCCTGGATTTCGAGCCGGTCGACGCCACGTCGCCGTCGCTGCACAAGCTGATCAAGGCCTACCGCGGCCTGCGCGTCGATGACTTCGGGCGGTTTCTGACGTTCTTCAAGGAAGCCGGTTACGATCTCGATGGCAAAGACGAGCACGGCAATGACTTCACTGCGCTGATCAAGGATCAACGCAATGCCGAGGAATACATCGAGTTGATCGAGAAGGCGAAAGGCTGA
- the mqo gene encoding malate dehydrogenase (quinone) produces the protein MAHNEAVDVVLVGAGIMSATLAVLLKELDPNLKVEVVELMDSGAAESSNPWNNAGTGHAGLCELNYTPEAADGSIDTKKAIHINTQFEVSKQFWAYLARKGTFGASRSFIAPVPHLSFVQGEKGMTYLKKRYEALRTHHAFSSMEYTEDKAKLAEWMPLMMPGRPADEPIAATRVMHGTDVNFGNLTNMLLKHLASAPDAQVKYCKRVTDLSRKGDGWTVTIKDVNSGSTRDIDAKFVFLGAGGAALPLLQMSGIEEGKGFGGFPVSGQWLRCDNPEVVKRHQAKVYSQAAVGSPPMSVPHLDTRVVDGKTSLLFGPYAGFTTKFLKHGSLMDLPLSIRVANIAPMLAVARDNMDLTKYLISEVRQSMEQRLDALRRFYPEAKAEDWRLEVAGQRVQIIKKDPKKGGVLQFGTELVSASDGSLAALLGASPGASVTVSIMLDLIERCFPDKARTEWAAKLNEIFPAREKALETDAQLYQRVSAQSDASLDLVQNSEAATFA, from the coding sequence ATGGCGCATAACGAAGCAGTCGACGTAGTGCTGGTCGGGGCAGGCATCATGAGTGCCACCCTCGCCGTACTGCTCAAAGAGCTGGACCCGAACCTCAAGGTTGAAGTCGTCGAGCTGATGGATTCCGGTGCTGCAGAGAGCTCCAACCCCTGGAACAACGCAGGCACCGGCCACGCCGGGCTGTGCGAGCTGAACTACACGCCGGAAGCGGCCGATGGCTCGATCGACACCAAGAAAGCGATCCACATCAACACCCAGTTCGAAGTCTCGAAGCAATTCTGGGCCTATCTGGCCCGTAAAGGCACGTTCGGTGCTTCGCGCTCGTTCATCGCGCCGGTTCCGCACCTGAGCTTCGTGCAGGGCGAAAAAGGCATGACGTACCTGAAAAAACGCTACGAAGCGCTGCGTACGCACCACGCCTTCTCTTCGATGGAATACACCGAAGACAAAGCCAAGTTGGCCGAGTGGATGCCGTTGATGATGCCCGGCCGTCCTGCCGATGAGCCCATCGCGGCGACGCGGGTCATGCACGGCACCGACGTCAACTTCGGCAACCTGACCAATATGTTGCTCAAGCACCTGGCCAGCGCACCCGATGCGCAGGTCAAGTACTGCAAACGCGTCACCGACCTAAGCCGCAAGGGCGACGGCTGGACCGTCACCATCAAGGACGTGAACAGCGGCAGCACCCGCGACATCGACGCCAAATTCGTGTTCCTGGGCGCGGGCGGTGCGGCGCTGCCATTGCTGCAGATGTCCGGCATTGAGGAAGGCAAGGGGTTCGGCGGCTTCCCGGTGAGCGGCCAGTGGCTGCGTTGCGACAACCCTGAAGTGGTCAAGCGCCATCAGGCCAAGGTGTACAGCCAGGCGGCGGTGGGTTCGCCGCCAATGTCGGTGCCGCACCTGGACACCCGCGTCGTCGACGGCAAGACATCCCTGCTGTTCGGCCCGTACGCCGGTTTCACCACCAAGTTCCTCAAACACGGTTCGCTCATGGACCTGCCGCTGTCGATCCGCGTGGCCAACATCGCGCCGATGCTGGCGGTGGCCCGCGACAACATGGACCTGACCAAGTACCTGATCAGCGAAGTGCGGCAGTCGATGGAGCAGCGGCTCGATGCACTGCGCCGTTTCTATCCGGAGGCCAAGGCCGAAGACTGGCGCCTGGAAGTGGCCGGCCAGCGCGTACAGATCATCAAGAAAGACCCGAAAAAAGGCGGCGTTTTGCAGTTCGGTACCGAGTTGGTGTCGGCCAGTGACGGTTCCCTCGCGGCACTGCTGGGCGCCTCGCCGGGCGCTTCGGTGACCGTTTCGATCATGCTGGATCTGATCGAGCGTTGCTTCCCGGACAAAGCCCGCACCGAGTGGGCCGCCAAACTGAACGAAATCTTCCCGGCTCGCGAAAAGGCACTGGAAACCGACGCGCAGCTTTACCAGCGCGTCAGTGCTCAGAGCGATGCCAGTCTGGATCTGGTGCAGAACAGCGAAGCAGCCACTTTCGCCTGA
- a CDS encoding YajG family lipoprotein: MLRRVLFGLLAAGSLTLAGCAHSPQSLTPEPKLNAQLAPVGHGQQVVVRVVDGRQSQTLGTRGGLYPETSSITVNGQQLLPRLQAQAEAGVRLLGFTPVPNGSGPQLTVTLADLKYQSPKEGLYVTEANISSTFRADVQNGGRNYSGRYAASTDQRFGMAPNEETNTKLISDVLSDALTRLFQDQTIGRTLGQ, from the coding sequence ATGTTGCGTCGCGTTCTGTTCGGTTTGCTTGCCGCTGGCAGTCTGACCCTGGCGGGCTGTGCCCACAGCCCGCAATCCCTCACCCCGGAACCCAAGCTGAACGCTCAACTGGCCCCGGTCGGTCATGGTCAGCAAGTGGTCGTGCGCGTGGTTGACGGTCGTCAGTCGCAGACGCTGGGCACGCGTGGTGGCCTGTACCCGGAAACCAGTTCGATCACGGTCAACGGTCAGCAGTTGCTGCCAAGGTTGCAGGCTCAGGCTGAAGCGGGCGTGCGGCTGCTCGGTTTCACGCCAGTGCCGAACGGTAGCGGTCCGCAGTTGACCGTCACCCTGGCAGACTTGAAGTATCAATCGCCGAAAGAAGGCCTGTACGTCACCGAAGCCAACATCAGCTCCACGTTCCGTGCTGACGTTCAGAATGGCGGCCGTAACTACAGCGGCCGTTATGCGGCTTCGACGGATCAACGTTTCGGCATGGCGCCGAACGAAGAGACCAACACCAAGCTGATCAGCGACGTACTCAGTGACGCCCTGACTCGCCTGTTCCAGGATCAGACGATTGGCCGCACCCTCGGGCAATAA
- a CDS encoding autotransporter domain-containing protein, whose product MRSSKPVAHVMVSSLVLSLLAVSVQAASRAGDNTINGVDLLSGFDTLWTTGATWDTGTPTALGQSLLRRNLQIVVDRANSRTLAQETAAYFDDRRDQSYSAISGLGSLSAAYKAGAGAFTTITQFDDSNKTVKYDDKGNGAGSSSSALGKVVDLVGAVRNDASTTPAKSHYLYPRPWRQSLDGQSLAFVVAPSLRPAESPTPAGDSGFPSGHTNAAYLSSYALAYAIPERFSELMLRASEIGDNRIEAGMHSPFDVMGGRITATYFAIDNLSNPANAQLRADARAQALTYFTAQCGGDVNNCMATIDPATDRTSQHAQDKALFTSRMTYGFDPVGPTNLAAVVPTNAEVLLETRFPYLDASQRREILATTEISSGYAVIDQSGGYGRLNLYAAGDGYAAFNSNVTVNMDASLGGYNAIDAWRNDISGSGGLIKNGSGNLMLTGNNTYSGGTVINGGVLTGHAKAFGSGTITDNATLVVDQSTNDTLANTLTGNGALIKRGVGSLNLTGNNSLSGATTVQAGRLAVNGNLGNSIVSVQQGATLGGNGTVGGINVAQGGVVAPGNSVGQLNVNGDVNLAQGSVYQVESDANGKADRIVASGRATLNNSTLSLVEGGNWLAASRYSILSAAGGVSGAFANVQTNYAFLTPTLSYTATDVGLTLDRNAQTFASLATTRNARAVAQGLDSAGAGNALWRQVVQDDASTAQATFKALSNELHASTQSALIEDSRLVRNAVNDRLQQAQSAPALGSTTQTLAGDDSRGVVWTQAIGATGKTDSTGDVSGLDTHTSGMLFGADVPLDDTWRVGAIAGFSNSSFDLRHASGSTDSDNYHLGVYAGAKWGQLGLRLGAIRTWHELTAKRTLDLPGASERLKEDYNAATNQVFGELGYTIELGNAQLEPFANLAHVRLDTDSFDENSNAIRLENKSQDNNITFSTLGLRAATRLNAGSIAIKPNATLGWRRAYGDVTPESRAAFSGGDTFELSGAPIARNAAVLGAGVDLGLSDTLSVGLSYNGQVSSDASDQALNARVTLAF is encoded by the coding sequence ATGCGATCCAGCAAACCGGTTGCCCATGTCATGGTGTCTTCCCTGGTACTTTCATTGCTCGCCGTGTCGGTTCAGGCAGCGAGCCGTGCGGGAGACAACACCATCAACGGCGTTGACCTGCTTTCCGGATTCGACACGTTGTGGACGACCGGCGCGACTTGGGACACAGGCACGCCGACCGCCTTGGGTCAGAGTCTGCTAAGGCGCAATCTGCAAATTGTGGTCGACCGCGCCAACTCCCGCACCCTCGCCCAGGAAACCGCCGCCTACTTCGATGACCGCCGTGACCAGAGCTACAGCGCCATCAGCGGCCTCGGCTCGTTGAGCGCTGCCTACAAGGCAGGCGCTGGAGCCTTCACGACCATCACGCAATTCGACGACAGCAACAAAACCGTCAAATACGACGATAAAGGCAACGGCGCAGGCAGTTCGTCTTCGGCGCTGGGCAAAGTCGTCGATCTGGTCGGGGCTGTACGCAACGATGCTTCGACCACCCCCGCCAAATCCCACTATTTGTACCCGCGACCATGGCGGCAAAGTCTGGACGGTCAGAGCCTGGCCTTCGTGGTGGCGCCCTCCCTGCGCCCGGCAGAAAGCCCCACGCCTGCGGGCGACTCGGGTTTCCCCAGCGGCCATACCAACGCCGCGTACCTGTCGTCTTACGCACTGGCCTACGCCATTCCCGAGCGTTTCAGCGAGTTGATGCTGCGCGCCTCGGAAATTGGCGACAACCGCATTGAAGCCGGCATGCATTCGCCGTTCGACGTGATGGGCGGGCGCATCACCGCGACGTATTTCGCCATCGACAACCTCTCCAACCCGGCCAACGCCCAACTGCGCGCCGATGCTCGCGCACAGGCACTGACCTATTTCACGGCGCAGTGCGGCGGTGACGTCAACAACTGCATGGCAACCATCGACCCGGCAACCGATCGCACGTCTCAACATGCTCAGGACAAGGCGCTGTTCACCTCGCGCATGACCTACGGCTTCGATCCGGTTGGCCCGACCAACCTGGCCGCCGTGGTGCCGACCAACGCCGAAGTGCTGCTGGAAACCCGCTTCCCGTACCTGGACGCCAGTCAGCGCCGCGAGATACTGGCAACCACCGAGATTTCGTCCGGCTATGCGGTGATCGATCAGTCGGGAGGCTACGGTCGTCTGAACCTGTACGCAGCGGGCGATGGTTATGCGGCGTTCAATTCCAACGTCACGGTCAACATGGACGCCAGCCTCGGCGGCTATAACGCCATCGACGCCTGGCGCAACGACATCAGCGGCAGCGGCGGGCTGATCAAGAACGGCAGCGGCAATCTGATGCTGACCGGCAACAACACTTACTCGGGCGGCACCGTGATTAACGGTGGCGTGCTGACCGGCCATGCCAAAGCGTTCGGTAGCGGCACGATCACCGACAACGCGACGCTGGTCGTCGATCAGTCAACCAACGACACCCTCGCCAACACCCTCACGGGCAACGGTGCGTTGATCAAACGTGGCGTCGGCTCGCTGAACCTGACCGGCAACAACAGCCTGTCCGGCGCAACAACAGTGCAAGCGGGTCGGCTGGCGGTCAATGGCAACCTGGGCAACTCCATCGTTAGCGTGCAGCAAGGCGCAACGCTGGGTGGCAACGGCACCGTCGGCGGCATCAATGTCGCTCAGGGCGGCGTGGTTGCACCGGGTAACTCGGTCGGGCAACTGAACGTCAACGGCGACGTCAACCTTGCTCAGGGCTCGGTCTACCAGGTCGAATCGGACGCCAACGGCAAAGCCGACCGCATCGTCGCCAGCGGCCGTGCAACCCTCAACAACAGCACGCTGTCGCTGGTTGAAGGCGGTAACTGGCTGGCGGCGAGCCGTTACTCGATTCTCTCGGCGGCCGGTGGCGTCAGCGGTGCGTTTGCCAACGTGCAAACCAACTATGCCTTCCTCACCCCGACGCTGAGCTACACGGCGACCGATGTCGGGCTGACGCTGGACCGTAACGCACAGACCTTCGCCAGCCTGGCGACGACCCGCAATGCCAGAGCCGTCGCGCAAGGGCTGGACAGCGCCGGTGCTGGCAACGCGCTCTGGCGTCAGGTGGTGCAAGACGACGCCTCGACCGCGCAGGCCACCTTCAAGGCGCTGTCCAATGAACTGCATGCGTCGACGCAGTCCGCGCTGATCGAAGACAGCCGCCTGGTGCGCAACGCGGTGAACGATCGCTTGCAGCAAGCGCAGTCCGCACCGGCACTGGGCAGCACGACGCAGACCCTCGCCGGTGATGATTCCCGTGGCGTGGTGTGGACTCAAGCCATCGGCGCGACCGGCAAAACCGACAGCACCGGTGATGTGTCGGGTCTCGACACGCACACCAGCGGCATGCTGTTCGGCGCTGACGTGCCACTGGATGACACCTGGCGCGTGGGCGCGATAGCCGGTTTCAGCAACAGCAGCTTCGACCTGCGCCATGCGTCCGGCTCCACTGACAGCGACAACTACCATCTGGGCGTCTATGCCGGCGCCAAGTGGGGCCAACTGGGCCTGCGCCTCGGCGCGATACGCACCTGGCACGAGCTGACGGCCAAGCGCACGCTGGACTTGCCGGGTGCTTCCGAGCGACTCAAGGAAGATTACAACGCAGCGACCAATCAGGTATTTGGCGAGCTGGGTTACACCATCGAACTGGGCAACGCGCAGCTTGAACCCTTCGCCAACCTCGCCCATGTGCGACTGGACACCGATTCCTTCGATGAGAACAGCAACGCGATCAGGCTGGAGAACAAGTCTCAGGACAACAACATCACCTTCAGCACCCTCGGCCTGCGTGCCGCCACTCGCTTGAACGCTGGCAGCATCGCAATCAAACCCAACGCGACACTGGGCTGGCGTCGTGCCTACGGCGACGTGACACCAGAGAGCCGCGCGGCCTTCAGCGGCGGCGACACCTTCGAGCTCTCCGGCGCACCGATCGCACGCAACGCAGCGGTGCTCGGCGCGGGTGTCGATCTGGGGTTGAGCGACACGCTGAGTGTGGGGCTGAGTTACAACGGGCAGGTGAGCAGCGATGCGTCGGATCAGGCGTTGAATGCGCGGGTGACGCTGGCTTTCTAA